The following are encoded in a window of Staphylococcus piscifermentans genomic DNA:
- a CDS encoding class I SAM-dependent methyltransferase: MGHYYDRNPEVASHKENFKYRYQQNELNLMTDSGVFSKGKIDYGSDLLLRTFLKEHPPGPSKTIIDVGCGYGPIGLMIAKVSPHHKVILLDVNHRALELAKENSEKNHIDNVVVQESDGLAEIPDDSADMIVTNPPIRAGKSVVHGILEDAYTKLKQDGELYVVIQKKQGMPSAKKKMEAVFGNVTTLTKDKGYYILKSKR; this comes from the coding sequence ATGGGGCATTATTATGATAGGAATCCGGAAGTAGCAAGTCATAAAGAGAATTTTAAGTATCGTTATCAGCAGAATGAATTAAACCTTATGACTGATTCAGGCGTATTTTCCAAAGGGAAGATTGATTACGGATCCGACTTATTATTAAGAACATTTCTAAAAGAACATCCTCCTGGTCCAAGCAAAACAATTATAGATGTAGGTTGCGGTTACGGACCTATCGGATTGATGATTGCAAAAGTATCTCCGCATCATAAAGTAATACTTTTGGACGTTAATCATCGTGCTTTAGAATTGGCCAAGGAAAATAGCGAGAAGAACCACATTGATAATGTGGTGGTACAAGAAAGTGATGGATTAGCTGAAATTCCAGATGATAGTGCAGACATGATTGTAACGAACCCTCCTATCAGAGCGGGTAAATCAGTTGTACATGGAATATTAGAAGATGCATATACAAAATTAAAACAAGATGGCGAACTTTATGTCGTGATACAAAAGAAACAAGGTATGCCATCAGCCAAAAAGAAAATGGAAGCTGTTTTTGGCAATGTCACAACCCTAACTAAGGATAAAGGGTATTATATTTTAAAAAGCAAGCGTTAA
- the rplL gene encoding 50S ribosomal protein L7/L12 has protein sequence MANQEQIIEAIKEMSVLELNDLVKAIEEEFGVTAAAPVEAAGAAGGGEAAEKTEFDVELTSAGSSKIKVVKAVKDATGLGLKDAKELVDNAPKVIKEALPKEEAEKLKEQLEEVGASVELK, from the coding sequence ATGGCTAATCAAGAACAAATCATTGAAGCAATTAAAGAAATGTCAGTATTAGAATTAAATGACTTAGTAAAAGCAATTGAAGAAGAATTTGGTGTAACTGCAGCAGCTCCAGTAGAAGCAGCAGGTGCAGCAGGCGGCGGCGAAGCTGCTGAAAAAACTGAATTTGACGTTGAGTTAACTTCAGCTGGATCATCTAAAATCAAAGTTGTTAAAGCTGTTAAAGACGCAACTGGTTTAGGATTGAAAGACGCTAAAGAATTAGTAGACAACGCTCCTAAAGTAATCAAAGAAGCTTTACCTAAAGAAGAAGCTGAAAAACTTAAAGAACAATTAGAAGAAGTTGGCGCTTCAGTAGAATTAAAATAA
- the rplJ gene encoding 50S ribosomal protein L10, whose amino-acid sequence MSGIIEAKKQLVEQIADQLKNSVSTVIVNYRGLTVAEVTELRKQLREAGVEYKVYKNTMLRRAAEQAGLEGLDEFLTGPTAIATTTDDVVAPAKVIAGFAKEHEALEIKTGVMDGSIISAEEVETVGSLPSHDGLVSMLLSVLQAPVRNFAYAVKAVGESKEEESAE is encoded by the coding sequence ATGTCTGGAATTATTGAAGCAAAAAAACAATTAGTTGAACAAATTGCAGATCAACTTAAAAATTCTGTTTCAACAGTAATCGTGAATTACCGTGGTTTAACAGTAGCTGAAGTAACAGAATTACGTAAACAATTACGTGAAGCTGGTGTTGAGTACAAAGTATACAAAAACACTATGTTACGTCGTGCTGCAGAACAAGCTGGCCTTGAAGGTCTTGACGAATTCTTAACAGGTCCGACAGCTATTGCAACAACTACTGATGACGTAGTTGCGCCTGCAAAAGTTATCGCTGGATTTGCAAAAGAACACGAAGCTTTAGAAATTAAAACAGGCGTAATGGACGGAAGCATTATTTCAGCTGAAGAAGTTGAAACTGTTGGTTCTTTACCATCACACGACGGTCTTGTATCTATGTTACTTTCTGTATTACAAGCTCCTGTTCGCAATTTCGCTTATGCAGTTAAAGCAGTTGGAGAATCTAAAGAAGAAGAAAGTGCTGAATAA
- the rplA gene encoding 50S ribosomal protein L1, with translation MAKKGKKYLDAASKVDRNEHYSVEDAISLAKETSVANFDATVEVAFRLGIDTRKNDQQIRGAVVLPHGTGKTQRVLVFAKGDKAAEAEAAGADYVGESEYATKIQQGWFDFDVVVATPDMMGEVGKLGRVLGPKGLMPNPKTGTVTMDVKKAVEEIKAGKVEYRAEKAGIIHASIGKVSFSTEDLIENFNTLQDVIAKAKPASAKGTYFKSVAVTTTMGPGVKVDTSNFKL, from the coding sequence ATGGCTAAAAAAGGTAAAAAGTATCTAGATGCTGCTAGCAAAGTTGACCGTAACGAACACTACAGTGTTGAAGACGCAATCAGCTTAGCTAAAGAAACAAGCGTTGCTAACTTTGATGCAACTGTTGAAGTAGCATTCCGTTTAGGTATCGATACTCGTAAAAACGACCAGCAAATCCGTGGTGCAGTAGTATTACCGCACGGAACTGGTAAAACTCAACGTGTATTAGTATTCGCAAAAGGTGATAAAGCTGCTGAAGCAGAAGCAGCAGGCGCTGATTACGTAGGTGAATCAGAATACGCTACTAAAATCCAACAAGGCTGGTTCGACTTTGATGTAGTTGTTGCTACACCAGATATGATGGGCGAAGTTGGTAAATTAGGTCGTGTATTAGGACCTAAAGGTTTAATGCCAAACCCTAAAACAGGTACAGTAACTATGGATGTTAAAAAAGCAGTTGAAGAAATCAAAGCTGGTAAAGTTGAATACCGTGCTGAAAAAGCTGGTATTATCCACGCTTCAATTGGTAAAGTATCATTCAGCACTGAAGATTTAATTGAAAACTTCAATACTCTTCAAGATGTTATTGCTAAAGCTAAACCAGCTTCTGCAAAAGGTACTTACTTCAAATCTGTTGCAGTTACAACTACAATGGGTCCTGGTGTCAAAGTAGATACTTCTAACTTCAAACTATAA
- the rplK gene encoding 50S ribosomal protein L11 yields the protein MAKKVEKVVKLQIPAGKANPAPPVGPALGQAGVNIMGFCKEFNARTQEQAGLIIPVEISVYEDRSFTFITKTPPAPVLLKKAAGVEKGSGEPNKNKVASVTKDQVREIAQTKMPDLNAADEEAAMRIIEGTARSMGITVE from the coding sequence GTGGCTAAAAAAGTAGAAAAAGTAGTTAAATTACAAATTCCTGCAGGTAAAGCGAACCCAGCACCACCAGTTGGTCCAGCATTAGGTCAAGCAGGTGTGAACATCATGGGATTCTGTAAAGAGTTCAATGCAAGAACACAAGAACAAGCAGGTTTAATTATTCCGGTAGAAATCAGTGTATATGAAGACCGTTCATTTACATTCATTACTAAAACTCCACCGGCTCCAGTACTACTTAAAAAAGCAGCTGGCGTTGAAAAAGGTTCTGGTGAACCTAACAAAAACAAAGTTGCTTCAGTAACTAAAGATCAAGTACGTGAAATCGCTCAAACAAAAATGCCTGACTTAAATGCGGCTGATGAAGAAGCGGCTATGCGTATTATCGAAGGTACTGCTCGTAGTATGGGTATCACTGTAGAATAA
- the nusG gene encoding transcription termination/antitermination protein NusG has product MSEEVGAKRWYAVHTYSGYENKVKKNLEKRVESMNMTEQIFRVVIPEEEETQVKDGKAKKLTKKTFPGYVLVELVMTDESWYVVRNTPGVTGFVGSAGAGSKPNPLLLDEVRFILKQMGMKEKTIDVEVEVGEQVRIKSGPFANQVGEVQEIEADKFKLTVLVDMFGRETPVEVEFDQIEKL; this is encoded by the coding sequence ATGTCTGAGGAAGTTGGAGCAAAGCGTTGGTATGCCGTGCATACTTACTCTGGCTACGAAAATAAAGTTAAAAAGAATTTAGAAAAACGTGTGGAATCGATGAATATGACAGAACAAATTTTTAGAGTTGTCATACCAGAAGAAGAAGAAACACAAGTCAAAGATGGTAAAGCGAAGAAATTGACGAAAAAAACATTTCCAGGTTACGTTTTAGTGGAATTAGTAATGACAGATGAATCTTGGTATGTCGTTCGAAATACACCAGGCGTAACTGGATTTGTCGGCTCAGCTGGTGCCGGTTCTAAACCTAATCCGCTGCTTCTGGATGAAGTCCGCTTTATCTTGAAACAAATGGGAATGAAAGAGAAAACAATCGATGTAGAAGTTGAAGTCGGTGAGCAAGTACGTATTAAATCAGGCCCATTTGCTAACCAAGTCGGTGAAGTGCAAGAAATCGAAGCAGATAAATTCAAATTGACTGTATTAGTAGATATGTTCGGAAGAGAAACTCCAGTTGAAGTAGAATTTGATCAAATCGAGAAACTTTAA
- the secE gene encoding preprotein translocase subunit SecE, whose product MAEDKKKAPKDSFFKGVISEMEKTSWPTKEELLKYTTIVIVTVVFFLLFFYALDLGIGELIKLFS is encoded by the coding sequence ATGGCTGAAGATAAGAAAAAAGCACCTAAAGATAGTTTCTTTAAAGGCGTAATTTCTGAAATGGAGAAGACAAGTTGGCCGACTAAAGAAGAATTGTTGAAATACACAACTATTGTTATCGTGACAGTAGTATTCTTCTTACTCTTCTTCTATGCCTTAGATTTGGGAATCGGTGAATTAATAAAATTATTTAGTTAA
- the rpmG gene encoding 50S ribosomal protein L33, translating into MKKVPLNCEVCGNRNYTVPKNSDLAERLVLKKYCKTCNAHTIHKESK; encoded by the coding sequence ATGAAGAAAGTCCCGCTCAATTGTGAAGTATGCGGAAATAGAAATTATACCGTACCAAAGAACAGCGACCTTGCAGAGAGATTAGTATTGAAGAAGTATTGCAAAACCTGCAATGCACATACGATACACAAGGAATCGAAGTAG
- a CDS encoding RNA polymerase sigma factor — translation MPQYSSEITSKITSLIIRAQAEDKEAVNQLLILLQPLIRQRIQNKSIAISDCDDLLQDISLRICRNIDKYQLSTSTPFDHFLNRLIKTSKFDYYRKQTRLNQQHQCLIAEARSQYETAVSEQRIEERLIIEEARKKLDSYCKKLSKLEQEVVQYILDDYSPQETANAMGITEKAVYNALYRCKTKLRKEYKQDE, via the coding sequence ATGCCTCAGTACTCCAGTGAAATCACCTCGAAAATCACCTCGTTAATTATACGCGCTCAAGCAGAAGACAAAGAGGCCGTTAACCAGTTGCTTATCTTATTACAGCCCTTGATTCGCCAACGCATTCAAAATAAAAGTATCGCAATTTCAGATTGTGACGACTTACTTCAAGATATCTCCCTTAGAATTTGCAGAAATATAGATAAATATCAACTATCAACAAGCACACCCTTTGATCATTTTTTAAATCGCCTAATTAAAACTTCAAAGTTTGATTACTACCGAAAGCAAACTAGATTGAATCAACAACACCAATGTTTGATAGCAGAAGCGCGGAGTCAATATGAGACCGCTGTTTCAGAACAAAGAATTGAGGAAAGATTAATTATAGAAGAAGCAAGGAAAAAGTTGGATTCTTATTGCAAGAAGTTAAGCAAACTAGAACAAGAAGTAGTACAATATATATTGGACGATTATTCTCCGCAAGAAACAGCAAATGCGATGGGGATTACTGAAAAAGCAGTATATAATGCACTCTATCGCTGTAAAACAAAATTGCGCAAAGAATACAAACAAGATGAATGA
- a CDS encoding NYN domain-containing protein gives MKDRYLIIDGYNMIGQSSYLTNLAKDSLEEAREKLLLSIGNYNAAVADEIICVFDAYEQEGNESVSYYHGIKTIFTKENETADSYIERLVYDLYDKHTTHIAVVTSDLSEQHAIFGTGAYRIPSREMWQNIKLNEASVSTSMKTFDNNKPRTRIPLSDEVLTEFEKIRRGNQEK, from the coding sequence ATGAAGGATCGCTATTTAATTATTGATGGTTATAACATGATAGGTCAAAGCAGCTATCTTACAAATTTAGCTAAAGACAGTTTAGAAGAAGCGAGAGAGAAGTTGTTGTTATCTATAGGCAATTACAATGCTGCAGTCGCTGATGAAATTATTTGCGTATTTGATGCCTATGAACAAGAGGGCAATGAAAGCGTGAGTTACTATCATGGGATTAAAACTATTTTTACGAAAGAAAATGAGACGGCAGATAGTTATATAGAACGACTAGTGTATGATTTGTACGATAAGCACACCACGCATATTGCTGTAGTAACAAGTGATTTGAGTGAACAGCATGCTATTTTCGGGACAGGCGCTTATCGTATCCCGTCACGGGAAATGTGGCAAAATATCAAGTTGAACGAAGCAAGTGTCAGTACATCAATGAAAACCTTTGATAATAACAAGCCGAGAACTCGTATTCCTTTATCAGATGAGGTACTCACAGAATTTGAAAAAATACGGCGCGGCAACCAAGAAAAATAA
- the rlmB gene encoding 23S rRNA (guanosine(2251)-2'-O)-methyltransferase RlmB has translation MEDSVIVGRHAVKEAITSGHSINKILIQDGVKKQQLEEILKHAKNQKIVVQTVPKSKLDHLAEAPHQGVAALVAPYEYAELDDLLAQLQDKEGLPTLVILDGLEDPHNLGSILRTADAADVDGVIIPKRRSVALTQTVAKASAGAIQHVPVVRVTNLSQTMDLLKDKGYWIAGTAADNATDYRQMAADMPLAIVIGNEGHGMSRLVKEKCDFYIKIPMAGHINSLNASVAASLMMYEIYRKRHPAGE, from the coding sequence GTGGAAGATTCAGTGATTGTCGGTCGCCATGCCGTCAAAGAAGCTATTACATCAGGACATTCAATCAACAAAATCTTAATTCAAGATGGCGTAAAAAAACAACAACTTGAAGAAATATTAAAACATGCAAAAAATCAAAAAATAGTGGTCCAAACTGTCCCAAAATCAAAATTAGATCATTTAGCTGAAGCACCGCATCAAGGAGTCGCCGCATTAGTAGCACCGTATGAATATGCTGAGTTAGACGACTTGCTCGCTCAATTGCAAGACAAAGAAGGATTGCCGACGTTGGTCATACTAGACGGATTAGAAGATCCTCATAATCTAGGGTCTATTCTACGTACCGCAGATGCTGCAGATGTTGACGGAGTCATTATTCCAAAAAGACGTTCTGTTGCCTTGACCCAAACCGTTGCCAAAGCTTCTGCGGGAGCGATTCAACATGTGCCTGTCGTACGCGTGACAAATTTATCGCAAACGATGGATTTATTGAAAGATAAAGGTTACTGGATAGCGGGAACAGCTGCTGATAATGCAACAGACTATCGACAAATGGCAGCGGACATGCCGCTTGCAATTGTCATCGGTAATGAAGGGCACGGTATGAGCAGATTGGTAAAAGAGAAATGTGATTTTTATATCAAAATTCCTATGGCGGGACATATCAACAGCTTAAACGCATCTGTAGCTGCAAGCTTAATGATGTATGAGATTTATCGCAAACGCCATCCGGCAGGTGAATAA
- a CDS encoding Mini-ribonuclease 3: MDNNNNIKLLNPLSLAYMGDAVLDQFVRKHIILKLRAKPNRLHQQAKQYVTAKSQAATLDYLMHEDWFTEEEQEIIRRGRNAKSHTKAKNTDVQTYRKSSGLEAVIGYLYLENKEERLQALLESIVAAVEERE, from the coding sequence GTGGATAATAACAATAATATAAAATTGCTGAACCCATTATCATTAGCATACATGGGGGATGCAGTTTTAGATCAATTCGTCCGCAAACATATCATTTTGAAATTACGTGCAAAGCCGAATCGTTTGCATCAGCAAGCTAAACAATATGTAACCGCTAAAAGCCAAGCTGCTACATTAGATTATCTGATGCATGAAGATTGGTTTACAGAAGAAGAACAAGAAATCATACGACGAGGCCGTAATGCTAAAAGTCATACTAAAGCTAAAAACACTGACGTACAGACTTATCGTAAGAGTTCGGGGTTAGAAGCGGTAATAGGCTATTTATATTTAGAAAATAAAGAAGAAAGACTGCAAGCATTATTAGAAAGTATTGTAGCTGCAGTAGAAGAAAGGGAGTGA
- the cysS gene encoding cysteine--tRNA ligase yields the protein MITLYNTLTRQKEPFEPLEPGKVKMYVCGPTVYNYIHIGNARPAINYDVVRRYFEYKGYDVNYVSNFTDVDDKLIKRSKELNESVPEIADRYIQAFYEDTGALNVKKATSNPRVMNHMDDIIAFIKDLVDKGYAYESGGDVYFRTRKFEDYGKLSHQSIDDLKVGARIESGEQKEDALDFTLWKKAKPGEISWDSPFGKGRPGWHIECSVMAYNELGETIDIHAGGSDLQFPHHENEIAQSEAHNHAPFANYWMHNGFINIDNEKMSKSLGNFVLVHDIIKEVDPDVLRFFMISVHYRSPINYNMELVESAKSGLERIRNSYQAIEEREAIATDIEEQSEYIEQIDQLLAQFEKVMDDDFNTANAITTWYDLAKLANKYVLENTTSKKVIAHFKEVFQIFSDVLGVPLKGKQQDELLDEDIEALIEERNEARKNKDFARADEIRDQLKEQNIILEDTAQGVRFKRG from the coding sequence ATGATTACATTATATAATACTTTAACTAGACAAAAAGAACCCTTTGAACCGCTAGAACCGGGTAAAGTTAAAATGTACGTCTGCGGGCCAACGGTTTATAACTATATTCATATCGGCAACGCACGTCCTGCTATCAATTATGATGTGGTGCGCCGTTACTTCGAATATAAAGGATATGATGTCAATTACGTCTCTAACTTTACAGATGTGGATGACAAATTAATCAAACGCTCTAAAGAGTTGAATGAAAGTGTCCCTGAAATTGCGGACCGCTACATCCAAGCTTTTTACGAAGATACAGGTGCTTTAAATGTTAAAAAAGCGACTTCTAATCCGCGCGTTATGAATCATATGGATGATATTATCGCATTCATTAAAGATTTAGTAGATAAAGGCTATGCTTACGAAAGTGGCGGAGATGTTTACTTTAGAACGCGTAAATTCGAAGACTACGGTAAATTAAGCCATCAATCTATTGATGATTTGAAGGTCGGCGCACGTATTGAATCAGGTGAACAAAAAGAAGATGCGTTGGACTTTACACTATGGAAAAAAGCGAAACCAGGCGAAATCAGTTGGGATAGTCCATTTGGTAAAGGGCGTCCAGGTTGGCATATTGAATGCTCAGTAATGGCATACAATGAATTAGGTGAAACGATTGATATTCACGCAGGCGGCAGTGATTTACAATTCCCTCACCACGAAAATGAAATTGCACAATCAGAGGCACATAACCACGCACCATTTGCAAACTACTGGATGCATAATGGATTTATTAATATTGATAATGAGAAAATGAGTAAGTCATTAGGCAACTTCGTATTAGTGCATGACATCATTAAAGAAGTGGACCCAGATGTATTACGTTTCTTCATGATCAGCGTACATTACCGCAGTCCGATCAATTACAATATGGAACTGGTTGAGTCAGCTAAAAGCGGTTTAGAACGTATCCGCAACAGCTATCAAGCAATCGAAGAACGCGAAGCTATTGCAACAGATATTGAAGAACAATCTGAATATATTGAACAAATTGACCAATTGTTGGCACAATTCGAGAAAGTAATGGATGACGATTTCAATACAGCGAATGCAATCACTACTTGGTATGACTTAGCGAAATTAGCGAACAAATATGTATTGGAAAATACCACTTCTAAAAAAGTAATCGCCCATTTTAAAGAAGTCTTCCAAATCTTCAGTGATGTCTTAGGTGTTCCATTGAAAGGCAAACAACAAGATGAATTGTTGGATGAAGATATTGAAGCCTTAATTGAAGAACGTAATGAAGCACGAAAAAATAAAGACTTTGCACGCGCTGATGAAATTCGCGATCAATTAAAAGAACAAAATATTATCCTTGAAGATACAGCGCAAGGCGTGAGATTCAAACGTGGATAA
- the cysE gene encoding serine O-acetyltransferase, protein MRDDIKMVFEQDPAARTAFEVATTYAGLHAVWSHLVAHKLYNKQHYVAARIISQVSRFFTGIEIHPGAKIGKRLFIDHGMGVVIGETCTIGDNVTIYQGVTLGGTGKEKGKRHPDIGDNVLIAAGSKILGNIKVDSNVNIGANSVVLQNVPSYTTVVGIPGHIVKQHGKRIGKNFDHLNLPDPIYEQMKQLEKQLEQVKNGEIQDDYII, encoded by the coding sequence ATGAGAGACGATATAAAAATGGTGTTTGAACAAGACCCTGCTGCCAGAACAGCATTCGAAGTTGCAACGACTTATGCAGGACTACATGCAGTTTGGAGTCATTTAGTGGCTCATAAATTATATAATAAGCAGCACTATGTGGCTGCGCGCATTATTTCGCAAGTTTCACGTTTTTTTACAGGTATTGAAATTCATCCAGGAGCTAAAATAGGTAAACGTTTATTCATTGACCATGGTATGGGTGTAGTTATCGGGGAGACATGTACTATCGGTGATAACGTTACAATTTATCAAGGTGTGACGCTTGGCGGTACTGGTAAAGAGAAAGGGAAACGTCACCCTGATATCGGGGACAACGTTTTAATTGCTGCAGGTTCAAAAATTCTAGGCAATATCAAAGTAGATTCTAATGTGAATATCGGAGCGAATTCGGTTGTACTGCAAAATGTACCAAGCTATACAACAGTAGTAGGTATTCCAGGACATATTGTAAAACAACATGGTAAACGTATCGGTAAAAACTTTGACCATCTCAATCTGCCAGATCCAATTTATGAACAAATGAAACAATTAGAAAAACAACTAGAGCAAGTTAAGAATGGAGAGATTCAAGATGATTACATTATATAA
- the gltX gene encoding glutamate--tRNA ligase has translation MSERVRVRYAPSPTGYLHIGNARTALFNYLFAKHYDGDFIVRIEDTDKKRNLDDGESSQFSNLEWLGLEWDESVDKDKGYGPYRQSERAKFYDPLVEQLLAEDKAYKCYMTEEELEQEREEQIARGETPRYAGKHAHLTPEEQEAFEAEGRQPSIRFRVPKGKVYKFDDMVKGEVSFESDNIGDWVIVKKDGVPTYNFAVAADDHYMEISDVIRGDDHVSNTPKQLMIYEAFGWEPPRFGHISLIVNEQRKKLSKRDGQILQFIEQYRDLGYLPEALFNFITLLGWSPEGEEEIFSKEEFIKIFDENRLQKSPAFFDKKKLAWVNNQYMKQKDSEKVFELALPHLINAGLIPESPSEADLDWGRKLIGLYQKEMSYAGEIVPLSEMFFRDEIELNDEEKEVISGEQVPELMHHLYGKLEALEPFEAAEIKKTIKAVQKETGIKGKQLFMPIRVAVTGEMHGPELPNTMEVLGKEKVLTRLKKYL, from the coding sequence ATGAGTGAACGCGTAAGAGTAAGATATGCACCGAGTCCAACAGGTTATTTGCATATCGGAAACGCTAGAACAGCACTATTCAACTACTTATTTGCTAAACATTATGATGGAGATTTTATTGTACGTATTGAAGATACAGATAAAAAACGTAACTTAGATGATGGTGAATCTTCTCAATTCAGCAATTTGGAATGGTTAGGTCTTGAGTGGGACGAATCAGTGGATAAAGATAAAGGTTACGGTCCTTACCGTCAATCAGAACGTGCGAAATTCTATGATCCTTTAGTGGAACAATTATTAGCAGAAGATAAAGCTTATAAATGTTATATGACTGAAGAAGAATTAGAACAAGAACGTGAAGAACAGATTGCACGTGGTGAAACACCGCGTTACGCAGGTAAACATGCTCATTTAACACCTGAAGAACAAGAAGCGTTTGAAGCGGAAGGCCGTCAACCTTCAATTCGTTTCCGTGTGCCTAAAGGTAAAGTCTATAAATTCGATGATATGGTTAAAGGTGAAGTATCGTTTGAATCTGATAATATCGGCGACTGGGTTATTGTGAAAAAAGACGGTGTACCGACTTATAACTTCGCTGTAGCAGCAGATGACCATTACATGGAAATTTCTGATGTTATCCGTGGCGATGATCACGTTTCCAACACACCTAAACAATTAATGATTTATGAAGCGTTCGGCTGGGAACCACCACGTTTCGGCCACATTTCACTTATCGTGAACGAACAACGCAAAAAATTAAGTAAACGTGACGGTCAAATCTTGCAATTTATCGAACAATATCGTGACTTAGGTTACTTGCCTGAAGCATTGTTCAACTTTATTACATTGCTTGGCTGGTCTCCTGAAGGTGAAGAAGAAATCTTCTCTAAAGAAGAATTCATTAAAATCTTCGATGAAAACCGCTTGCAAAAATCACCTGCTTTCTTTGATAAGAAAAAATTAGCTTGGGTGAACAACCAATACATGAAACAAAAAGACTCTGAAAAAGTCTTTGAATTGGCCTTGCCTCATTTAATCAATGCAGGTTTAATTCCTGAATCTCCTTCTGAAGCAGATTTGGACTGGGGTCGCAAATTGATTGGTTTATACCAAAAAGAAATGAGTTATGCGGGTGAAATTGTACCGTTATCTGAAATGTTCTTCCGTGATGAAATTGAGTTGAATGATGAAGAAAAAGAAGTTATCAGCGGAGAACAAGTACCAGAATTGATGCATCATTTATATGGCAAGTTGGAAGCTTTAGAACCGTTTGAAGCGGCTGAAATCAAAAAAACAATCAAAGCAGTTCAAAAAGAAACTGGTATTAAAGGTAAACAATTATTCATGCCGATTCGTGTAGCTGTAACTGGTGAAATGCATGGACCAGAATTGCCGAATACGATGGAAGTATTAGGTAAAGAAAAAGTACTTACACGCTTGAAAAAATATCTTTAA
- a CDS encoding PIN/TRAM domain-containing protein codes for MKIIKMIVIASYVILGATLGVIIIPSVARDTGILHTYPWLANKYIVSLFGILLFFLIFGIFIPRITKYVRKLEIFIMRHSAIEILFAAIGLIMGLLISVMISFILNLIGSSLFLHVLPIIITVFLSYLGFQFGLKKRDEMLMFLPEKMARSAQLNTYSAAPKIIDTSAVIDGRILEVIECGFLDGEILIPQGVINELQIVADSTDSVKRDKGQRGLDILNRLHDTAYPTRIIHPQKSYNDIDALLIKLAHKYKADVITTDFNLNKICHVQGVKVLNVNDLSEAVKPTVRQGDQMNLLLTKIGKEPGQGVGYLEDGTMVVIDDAKTYVGEYVDIEIISILQTSSGRIIFAKLI; via the coding sequence TATGTTATTTTAGGTGCCACGCTAGGCGTTATCATTATTCCGTCAGTGGCACGCGATACAGGAATACTGCATACTTATCCTTGGCTTGCCAACAAATATATTGTCAGCTTATTCGGTATACTATTATTCTTTTTAATTTTTGGAATTTTTATTCCGCGCATCACAAAATATGTGCGGAAGCTTGAAATCTTTATCATGCGCCATAGTGCAATCGAAATTTTATTTGCAGCCATTGGTTTGATTATGGGCTTATTAATTTCTGTAATGATTTCTTTCATCTTAAATTTAATTGGTTCTTCATTATTTCTTCATGTTTTACCTATTATCATTACAGTTTTCTTAAGTTACTTAGGGTTCCAATTCGGTTTGAAAAAAAGAGACGAGATGTTGATGTTTCTGCCTGAAAAAATGGCGCGTTCTGCACAATTGAACACCTACAGTGCTGCACCTAAAATTATTGATACAAGCGCAGTCATTGATGGCAGAATTTTAGAAGTGATAGAATGCGGATTCTTAGACGGTGAGATATTAATTCCGCAAGGTGTGATTAATGAACTGCAAATTGTGGCAGATTCTACGGACAGTGTTAAAAGGGATAAAGGCCAACGCGGTTTAGACATCTTGAATCGTCTGCATGATACTGCTTATCCTACGCGTATTATACATCCGCAGAAATCTTATAATGATATTGATGCGTTGTTAATTAAATTAGCACATAAATATAAAGCAGACGTGATTACTACTGATTTTAATTTAAATAAAATATGCCATGTTCAAGGCGTGAAAGTCTTAAACGTCAATGATTTATCTGAAGCAGTGAAACCGACTGTCCGTCAAGGCGACCAGATGAACCTCTTGTTGACAAAAATAGGTAAAGAGCCTGGTCAAGGTGTCGGCTATTTAGAAGATGGCACGATGGTAGTGATTGATGATGCGAAAACATATGTGGGTGAATATGTAGATATTGAAATCATAAGTATTTTACAAACTTCGTCGGGCCGCATTATATTTGCTAAATTAATTTAA